Sequence from the Nocardia brasiliensis genome:
CGTGCCACCCGCCGATCACCGATGCGACGATGTCCGTCTTTGCCGCCATGTAGCCGGGAATGCGTTGTCGATGAAACGCGGGCTGGACCAGGCGGCGCAGTCGGCGGTGTTGCTCATATGGGCACAGCGCCAGTCCTCCGCCTAACAGCGCCCGGCCTTGTTCGTAGAGCGGTCCGCCCTTGTCGAACGTGCGGTCGTCGCGCAGGAGCTGTTCGGTCAGTGCGGGGTCGCAGACCACGACAACACTGGAAACGCCGAAACGCAGCCGCACCAGCGAACCGTGCGCGGGCAAGGACGCCAGAAACGGGCCGAGCCGTCGCAGCTCGGTGAGGTGCCCGATCAGCGGCAGTCCAACCGGAACCGCCGGAATCGTGTCCTTCACAGTGGTCTCCGCGTTCAGACGAATTTCCACCACCAGCGAATGGATTCCGGGGGCTCCGTCGGCGCGAACAACCGGTGCTCGGAGATCTCGTGCATGGCATCCTTCGTCAGGGTGCCGCTCGATTCCGCCGCGTCCATCTTCGTGCCGTATCGCGGCAGCCGTCGCTGCCATTCCAGCGTTCCCCGAACCATATTCGACAATTGCTCCAGATATCGTCGCAGCCCGGGGGAGCCGTCGGCGGCCAGCTTGTGCCGGAGCGCGACGAACAAGGCCATGATCTCCTCGATCAGAGCGCACGCAGCATAGACGGCCTCCTGGTGGGACATGCCGTCGCGGGACGCGATGATCTCCACGATGTTGGATTCCAGGTTGCGCTGGTCCTTCTCCCTGGCGAACGACGCGATATCGGTCGGGACCGTCAGCAGTACCGTCGCCGCGTCGGTCAGCGCACGAACCGGCGGAGATTTGCGAGTAGCGAAATCGAGACAGGACTTTTCGGCCAGCTCGATCAGGACTACGCACGCCAGATCTCCACCATCGGGCGGACGGGCGATCATGTGCTCGTCCACGCTGCGCAGGTAGTCGCCGGACCTGTCCGAGACCCCGCATGCGGCGCCGAGCGCCCAGCGATAGTGCGACAGTACGCACATCATCAGCTGTTCGGCACTGGCACGCGGTTCGACACGGGCCATGATGTCAGCCAGCGCCGCCGCGAAGGAGTCGAAGTCTTCGACGCCGAGTGGTTGGCGCTCGGGGTGCAGAGCATAGTTCATGACGTTGGCCGCAAGATGATTGAAGGCCGTCGGGTTTCGGGACATCGGGCCGCTGTCACAGTAGTGGTCGTCGAACTGCAACGCCCACATCAACCAATCGGCAAGCAGCTGAACACCTTCGGCGTCGCCGTCCGGTGCCCACATGCACGCGAGGTCGCCGGTGCACATGGCGCGGGCCGAACGCAATGCCTGTGGGCCGAAGCCCATTTCGCGGAAGAACTCCTCGGATCGCCGCTGAAATCCGGCGGAGCCGGCATGGTTACGCAGGTCCAACGGGCACCAGATCGGTGGAATCTCCAGTGCGGACCCACCGGATTCGGACTCGGCTCGGCGGGTTGCCTCCGTGGTCGGAGCGTGGATGGTGCGCCGGAGTGCGCGACCGAATGCTGCGGGATCCGGCGGCGTGGTGGGGGTGGCGAGCAGACTCGACACGTCCGCGGCAGTGGTTCCGAGGCCGGTGAGGCGGTGCACGACCGGAAGCGAGAGTGTCATGTGAACTCCTAAATGATTGCTACATCGACGTGTTCGAGCATCGCGGTCGCGTCCGCTACCAATATCGCGATGCCATAGTTTCCGGTGACCAGGTATCTGGCGACGGCATGTTCGTCGACGCCGGTGAAACGGACACTGATGCCGGCACTGTGTTCGTCGGGGACACCGGTCTGATGAAGACCGACGACTCCCTCGTTGTCGACCCCGGTGCGCAATGCGACGATCGACGAACTCTGTCTGTCCGTGACGGGAATGTGTTCGCAAGGGAACAACGGAACTCCGGCCCACGCCGTGATCAGACGATTGCGCACCCGGACGGTTTCCGGCACGAGGCCGCGGCGGTTGCATTCCCGATGAAACGCGGCGATGGTCCGCGGATGCGCGAGCATGAGATCGGCGCTGCGGCATCGAGCGAGCAGCGCATCGAGATCGTCGGGGGTAGGCGGACCGCTGCGAGTGGATAGACGCTGGTCGTAGGCGGTTTCGTGGAGCAGCCCGAAATCGCGGTTGTTGATCAGCTCCCATTCCCCGCGTTCGCGTATCTGCTCGACGGTGAGTCGCAGCTGCTCATCGAACTGGTTCAGTGGCTTGTTGTACAGATCGTTTACGCGGGTATGTATACACAGGACCGACTGAGCCAGCGACAGTTCGTATTCCCGGGGGCCGAGGTCATAGGGGGCTGCTGCAGGGGTGGGTGACAACCAAGATGGCTTGCCGGGAGGCTGGCCTGAGAGGATGTCGCAGTGCCCAAGCCGTATCCGAAAGAGTTCCGCGACGATGTCGTGCGAGTCGCCCGAAACCGCGAAGACGGGGTGACCCTGGAGCAGGTCGCGGCCGATTTCGGCGTGCACCCTATGACGCTGTCGAAGTGGATGCGCCAATCCGACATCGACGACGGAAACAAACCGGGGACCACGCGCAGCGAGTCTGCCGAGTTGCGTGATGCCCGTCGCCGGATCCGGTTGTTGGAGCAGGAGAACGAGGTCCTGCGCCGCGCCGCGGCGTATCTGTCGCAGGCGCAGATCCCGGGAAAAGGCTCTACCCGCTCGTGAAAGAGCTTGCCGCCGAAGGGATTCCTGTGGCGGTGACGTGCCGGGTGCTGCAGCTCGCCCGCCAGCCCTACTATCGGTGGCTGGCCGAACCGGTGACCGCCGGCGAACTCGCCGAGGCGTATCGGGCCGACGCCTTGTTCGATGCCCACCGCGACGACCCTGAATTCGGCTACCGGTTTCTGGCCGATGAGGCCCGCGAGGCCGGTGAATCGATGGCCGATCGGACCGCGTGGCGGATCTGCTCGACCAACCGGTGGTGGAGCGCCTTCGGCAAACGGCGGCGCGGTAAGAACGGCAGACCCGGTCCGCCCGTCCACGACGATCTGGTGCAGCGAAACTTCGTTGCCGATGCTCCGAATCGTTTGTGGCTCAGCGACATTACCGAACATTGCACCACTGAAGGCAAGCTGTATTTGTGTGCGGTCAAGGACGTGTTCTCCAACCGGATCATCGGTTACTCGATCGATTCGCGGATGAAGTCACGGCTGGCGGTGACCGCGGTGAACAACGCTGTCGCCCGGCGCGGCGATGTGGCCGGTTGCATCCTGCACAGCGACCGCGGAAGTCAGTTTCGCTCGAGGAGATTCGTCCACGCACTCAACCGTCACCGCATGGTCGGATCCATGGGCAGAGTCGGCGCGGCCGGTGACAACGCCGCCATGGAAAGCTTCTTCAGCCTGCTGCAACGCAACGTCCTGGACCGTCAGCGCTGGGAAACTCGCGAACAATTACGGATTGCGATCGTCACCTGGATCGAGCGCACCTACCACCGTCGGCGCCGACAGGCCCGGCTCGGCCGGTTGACCCCGATCGAATTCGAAACCATCATGTCCCCAGCAGCCCGACAGGCTGCCTAACCACTGTCACCCAATCCTGCAGCAGCCCCTAGTCGACGAAGGTGGCAGGCACTTCGGCCTCGCCTTTGTGCCCGGCGGCGACGTCGACAACGGCCTCGCCCTTGCCGTTCACTCGCATTCCCGCGGCGGTCATGAAGGCCGTGATGTGTTGCCGCAGATCGGCGTGTGCCTCGAAGATTTCCAGGAACCCGTCCCAGGGAATGACGACTACCTCGGCGGCGGTGCAGGCCCGTACCTCCGCCGACCAGATCGGTTCCTCCTGCAGCAACGCTTCGTCGCCGAGATGGTCACCGTCGGTGAGGTATCCGAGCACATGGGATCCGTCGAAGGAATCGGCGGCTGTTCGTTCCAGCCGCCCGTGGACGACCGCGAGCGCGAACCGCACCGGGCCGCCCTGTTCGACCACAACCTCACCGGCGGCGACGTGGCGCACCTGG
This genomic interval carries:
- a CDS encoding terpene synthase family protein — translated: MTLSLPVVHRLTGLGTTAADVSSLLATPTTPPDPAAFGRALRRTIHAPTTEATRRAESESGGSALEIPPIWCPLDLRNHAGSAGFQRRSEEFFREMGFGPQALRSARAMCTGDLACMWAPDGDAEGVQLLADWLMWALQFDDHYCDSGPMSRNPTAFNHLAANVMNYALHPERQPLGVEDFDSFAAALADIMARVEPRASAEQLMMCVLSHYRWALGAACGVSDRSGDYLRSVDEHMIARPPDGGDLACVVLIELAEKSCLDFATRKSPPVRALTDAATVLLTVPTDIASFAREKDQRNLESNIVEIIASRDGMSHQEAVYAACALIEEIMALFVALRHKLAADGSPGLRRYLEQLSNMVRGTLEWQRRLPRYGTKMDAAESSGTLTKDAMHEISEHRLFAPTEPPESIRWWWKFV
- a CDS encoding IS3 family transposase (programmed frameshift); this encodes MPKPYPKEFRDDVVRVARNREDGVTLEQVAADFGVHPMTLSKWMRQSDIDDGNKPGTTRSESAELRDARRRIRLLEQENEVLRRAAAYLSQAQIPKRLYPLVKELAAEGIPVAVTCRVLQLARQPYYRWLAEPVTAGELAEAYRADALFDAHRDDPEFGYRFLADEAREAGESMADRTAWRICSTNRWWSAFGKRRRGKNGRPGPPVHDDLVQRNFVADAPNRLWLSDITEHCTTEGKLYLCAVKDVFSNRIIGYSIDSRMKSRLAVTAVNNAVARRGDVAGCILHSDRGSQFRSRRFVHALNRHRMVGSMGRVGAAGDNAAMESFFSLLQRNVLDRQRWETREQLRIAIVTWIERTYHRRRRQARLGRLTPIEFETIMSPAARQAA
- a CDS encoding cyclic nucleotide-binding domain-containing protein, with the protein product MSKTMIEPPDNTLGLIATRSLRTAAARNLATTTKTPPQTASITDRWLLDQLPWIEVSGGIYRVNRRRTLRVSRGRVGFVRSGDGAIRVIPESLTEIPVLHGYRNMDVLTQLAQRCQVRHVAAGEVVVEQGGPVRFALAVVHGRLERTAADSFDGSHVLGYLTDGDHLGDEALLQEEPIWSAEVRACTAAEVVVIPWDGFLEIFEAHADLRQHITAFMTAAGMRVNGKGEAVVDVAAGHKGEAEVPATFVD